The following proteins are co-located in the Paralichthys olivaceus isolate ysfri-2021 chromosome 2, ASM2471397v2, whole genome shotgun sequence genome:
- the psmd6 gene encoding 26S proteasome non-ATPase regulatory subunit 6, whose protein sequence is MPLENLEEEGLPKNPDLRIAQLKFLLTMDGHRQDASVKTELMEAIKANNMAPYYEGLCKDLKWQLDADLLSKMKKANEEELKRLDDVLEDAETNLGESEIRDAMMAKAEYLIRIGDKEGALTAFRKTYDKTVALGHRLDIVFYLLRIGLFYMDSDLITRNSEKAKSLIEEGGDWDRRNRLKVYQGLYCVAIRDFKQAAELFLDTVSTFTSYELMDYKTFVTYTVYVCMIALKRPDLREKVIKGAEILEVLHSLPTVRQYLFSLYECRYSVFFQSLATVEQEMKKDWLFAPHYRYYVREMRIQAYSQLLESYRSLTLGYMAEAFGVSTEFIDQELSRFIAAGRLHCKIDKVNEIVETNRPDSKNWQYQETIKKGDLLLNRVQKLSRVINM, encoded by the exons ATGCCGCTGGagaacctggaggaggagggtctgCCCAAGAACCCCGACCTGAGGATAGCGCAGCTCAAGTTCCTGCTGACGATGGACGGTCACCGACAGGATGCTAGCGTGAAGACCGAGCTCATGGAGGCTATCAAAGCTAACA ACATGGCTCCGTACTATGAGGGTCTGTGTAAGGATCTGAAGTGGCAGCTGGACGCTGATCTGCTGAGCAAGATGAAGAAGGCGAACGAGGAGGAGCTGAAGCGTCTGGACGATGTGCTGGAAGACGCAGAGACGAACCTGGGAGAGAGCGAGATACGAGACGCCATGATGGCCAAAGCTGAATATCTGATCAGAATTGGAGACAAG gAGGGCGCCCTGACAGCCTTCAGGAAGACCTATGACAAGACAGTTGCTCTGGGTCACAGGCTAGACATCGTCTTCTACCTGCTCAGGATCGGACTCTTCTACATGGATAGCGACCTCATCACACGCAACTCTGAGAAAGCAAAGAG cctcaTTGAAGAGGGAGGCGACTGGGACAGAAGGAACCGCCTGAAGGTCTATCAGGGTCTTTACTGTGTGGCCATCAGGGACTTCAAGCAAGCTGCCGAGCTCTTCCTTGACACAGTCTCCACCTTCACCTCCTATGAGCTCATGGACTACAAGACATTTGTCACCTACACCGTTTACGTCTGCATGATTGCCCTCAAAAGGCCTGATCTTCGCGAAAAG GTAATAAAGGGAGCAGAGATCTTGGAGGTGCTGCACAGTCTGCCCACTGTTCGCCAGTATCTTTTCTCGCTCTACGAGTGCCGCTACTCTGTCTTCTTCCAGTCTCTGG CCACAGTGGAGCAGGAGATGAAGAAGGACTGGCTCTTTGCACCACATTACCGCTACTATGTGAGGGAGATGAGGATCCAGGCCTACAGCCAGCTACTGGAGTCCTACCGTTCCCTCACCCTGGGCTACATGGCTGAGGCCTTCGGTGTCAGCACCGAGTTCATCGACCA gGAACTGTCTCGATTCATTGCGGCCGGCCGTCTTCACTGTAAAATTGATAAAGTGAATGAGATTGTGGAAACAAATAG ACCTGATAGTAAAAACTGGCAGTACCAGGAAACCATCAAGAAGGGCGACCTGCTCCTCAACAGAGTCCAGAAGCTGTCGAGAGTCatcaacatgtaa
- the slc2a9l1 gene encoding solute carrier family 2 member 9, like 1, producing the protein METFLQQLTRGNALLLIIILGAGGSFQVGYHLTVLSSPSPYIQRFINSSWYYRYKEPLPAQTVTMIWSLIVSLYAVGGLCGAVSVKFISGWLGRKKAVIFNCFIAIVASGIMLTSKMANSFEMIIVARILYGYSSGLGSSLHVMYLGEISPRKIRGIVTLTSATFSSLGKLSGQFFGLSEILGREELWNIVLCVSAFFSLVTIMALPFLPEAPRYVLIEKGDDEACKKALQTLWGPGDYKEEMDEMLTEQASIEAAPPKSLLQLLSDRTIRWQLISMSLIYSCNQLSGMSAINTFSFDIFTEVGIPANKIRYVTVGLGVCEIITSISCGLIIERTGRRPLLWGGYGLMSACWVFVTVTMNLKNSYHWVPYITAGFIFIFIIFFCGGPGGVTATLNSEVFIQSNRVAALVFMGIQRWFTFAVMGLVFPFIIEALSSYCFVLFACMCLLGCLYTFFILPETKGKTLLEISEEFKAITVCGKSFAGKKSVETRL; encoded by the exons ATGGAAACCTTTCTACAGCAGCTG ACTCGTGGCAATGCTCTGTTGCTCATCATTATTCTGGGAGCTGGAGGAAGTTTTCAGGTTGGCTACCACTTGACTGTTTTAAGTTCCCCCTCACCG TACATACAGCGTTTCATCAACAGCAGCTGGTACTACAGATATAAAGAGCCTCTGCCTGCTCAGACCGTCACCATGATCTGGTCTCTTATAGTCTCCTTGTATGCAGTTGGGGGACTCTGTGGTGCTGTCTCTGTCAAATTCATCTCAGGCTGGCTGGGGAG AAAAAAGGCAGTGATCTTCAACTGCTTCATTGCCATAGTTGCATCAGGGATCATGCTGACAAGCAAAATGGCCAACTCCTTTGAAATGATCATTGTGGCAAGGATCCTGTACGGCTACTCATCAG GTTTGGGATCGAGCTTACATGTGATGTACCTCGGAGAGATCTCACCCAGAAAGATTAGAGGCATAGTGACTCTCACCTCTGCGACGTTCTCGTCACTCGGCAAACTGTCAGGACAGTTTTTTGGATTAAG TGAGATCCTTGGACGTGAGGAGCTGTGGAACattgtcctctgtgtctctgcatttTTCTCTCTGGTTACTATCATGGCCTTGCCTTTTCTTCCTGAGGCTCCCAGATATGTACTCATAGAGAAAGGTGATGATGAGGCATGCAAAAAAG CCCTGCAGACTCTGTGGGGTCCAGGTGACTAcaaggaggagatggatgagATGTTGACGGAGCAGGCATCCATTGAAGCCGCTCCACCAAagagcctcctgcagctgctgagtgaCAGGACGATCCGATGGCAGCTCATCTCCATGTCCCTCATCTACAGCTGCAACCAGCTGTCCGGCATGTCTGCA ATCAACACCTTCTCCTTCGACATCTTCACGGAGGTGGGCATACCGGCAAACAAGATTCGCTACGTCACTGTTGGTCTCGGAGTTTGTGAGATCATCACCTCAATCTCCTGT GGTCTGATTATTGAGCGCACAGGGAGGAGGCCGTTGCTCTGGGGGGGCTATGGTCTCATGTCTGCCTGCTGGGTGTTTGTTACTGTCACAATGAACCTGAAG AATTCCTATCATTGGGTTCCTTACATTACTGCTggtttcatcttcatcttcatcatcttcttttgTGGAGGACCTG GGGGAGTGACAGCGACTCTCAACAGTGAGGTGTTTATCCAGTCTAATCGAGTGGCAGCGCTGGTCTTCATGGGAATCCAGCGCTGGTTTACATTCGCTGTGATGGGTCTCGTCTTTCCATTCATTATT GAGGCCCTCAGCTCATACTGCTTTGTACTGTTCGCCTGCATGTGTCTGCTGGGATGTCTCTACACCTTCTTCATCCTGCCAGAGACCAAAGGAAAGACCCTGCTGGAGATCTCTGAGGAATTTAAAGCCATCACTGTCTGTGGGAAATCCTTCGCAGGGAAGAAGAGTGTGGAGACCAGGTTATAA